One Argentina anserina chromosome 6, drPotAnse1.1, whole genome shotgun sequence genomic window, ATCCAATGTCCTCACTGAAGGGTCCTTCCTCAGCATACCTCTACCCATTGGAGGAAAGCTGTGCGTTTTGTCTGACGCATTAGGCAACCGAAACATCTCAACTATTTCATTTTCTGCCAAGTATCACAACATAACAACAACCTTAACAACTCGAAACAGCACAATACAGCATAAATTTCACCAGTAAAACTACATGGGCATTCAATAACAACAAAGCCAAGATTGAAATAACACAAACGTCACCCGGAAATGTAAAAGAAGCATAAACCCAGTTGCAGAAATTGAAAAAGAAGATGAGGGCGGGCTTTACCTGTTTGATTAAGTCTCTGAGAGAGATGAGTGGAGGTTGATATGGATCGCGTTGAAGTAAGCGATTTGGCAATCAGCTTCGACATGTCGGTTGTTTTACTGAGTGTGTTATTCCTGAAGAGGGAGATAGGAGAAACTAGAAAGCTGGGCAGTAGTTGCAAGTTGCAACCGAGTAACTCGTGTTGGCCTGTTTGGTGGTCTCGTCTCCTATATTTTATTTGCTGGGGGTAAACGGTAAACGGTAAGTATATATTACCGTTTTATAAGTGGCTTTTTTACCCTTTTACCTCTACCAAATTCTGAAGCCTTtccattattttttgtttacttGTCAGCAAACTATACAGTACACATGTTCAATAAAAACTATACATGTTCTAATAGGTAAGTACCAAGTAAAGCTCATATCAAAGACCAAtacacacttttttttttctgattcaGGTGAGGTGTAACAGTAACTTTCTTTAGGAAGTAATGATATTAGACTTCCCATACCCCCCTGAATTCCTCTTCTCCATGGACATCTGTTCATACACAGCAACTTTCTTTGGGGCATATCCGGGATTGAATGTCAATATTTCATACTAGTGTCAAGGCCGCGCTATGCGCCGGCTTGGTGTATTGTGTCATGTATTAAACTTTTACAATTAAATACATCttgatattttcattttgttatttCTTTCTCTCAGTAATAtactaatttataattaattaaatgtttATTGCAAGGCAGGAAGAAATTGGTATATTGTAGGTACTGGAAAGAGGTtgcaaaataataattttgattAAATATTCCGATAGAAAGAATCATCACACAAATATTCCAAGTTTATAAGAGATGAGGCAATTTAGTTTTAATCAAAGATAATCAAAATACTTGAGAAGCCACAACTTGATAATAATGTGTCCTCAAATTTCCAGAGAGAAGTTGTACTTCTGATTTGTTTCTTTCAGTTCTGTTGTAATTTCCCGGTAAGCAGAGCCAAATATATCTCGCCCACATCTCGATCCAAGTCTAGCTTCCTTTGCAGAACATAATCTAGATGGTGACTCAGAGCAACTTCATTATGTAAATCTGAATATCCTCTTTTGTTTCTGTCAAGTCTGAAAggtaaagagaagaagaaagtgggaaaaaaaaaagagtgcaAAATTGTTTACTGACCAGCTCCCATGATTTCTTAGTCATCTGTTTTGTGTTAAGCAACATGGCTACCTCCATCCTTGCTgttcttatttctaaaactAAGCACAAAAAGATAGGGAACATAGTTTAACACTCTTGTCTCAGGATTTACAGCATGATATAGTATACAATGTCGTAGTAATATCACCACCAACACATATGCTACAGTATTTAAGACTAAATTCACAACTGCAGTTGGAACTGCtagcaaaaatatatattaataacatGGTCACAAACACTTTTCAGACATGACCTACTTCATAAACATTTACATAATAAAGAGCTCAACCAAAATAATATCAGTTGGTATCAAATCCAATCCTACAAATGATAACTGCCTTTTGGTAGTATTACAGCTTGGATTAGTGGtcaaatccaatctgaaataTATCTTTTTATCACACTGACATGTAGAAACTTTTGGAGTAGTTTTGGTAGTATTACAGCTCAACATAGTTGGCCCTGCATAAGCCCATATTATTAGAAGAGGGACACAAAAAGATAATCAAGTTTACTTgattataaaacaaaaatcaatccACAAAAAATAGTTGcatttattcttgtttatctCGGCTCAAAATCTTGAGCACATTTATGGTCCATTGATTAATCTAAAAATCATCAGTTATTTTTCAGCCTTACTTGATGTTGAAAGAGCAATTAAGAGATGTGTAAATTGGAAAATGGGATAAGAAGAAGACATGCATGGAGTCTTAATTTTTACCTTGAAGATGGAAAAGAACATATGAACATTTTAAGAAGTACATCAGCATATAcaacatatgacaaataaagATATTAAACTggaatttcatcatcaaggaTAAAGAAAGATCCCATTAATTAGTTTTTATCAATCTCAATCTTGATATTAACATACGATACCTTATCAAACTTATATCCTTTATCCTTTACATCCTAACCTCTCCAATTTCTatgcttttttattttacatcCAATTAATACAGCATCCCTCAATATCATCATTAAACAGAAGAATTTGATTAATAAAAATTGAGTAACAGTTAAATGATAAAAGGATAGAAATTGGAGAGGCTAGATGTATAAGATATTAGGATAAAAAACGGGAGAGGTTAATATTAAATGGTATAAGTTGAGAAGGTAACATATATCTGTTATTATGAAGTCGGACATACACAACTTACTTAATTCtcaaattaatattgagtaGCTCATCTATTTATTCCTATATCGTAACCTGGTTTTTGGGTATCATTTACTTGGCATCTTGTTTAGATTTCTTACTTTTGTGGATCAAGACTAATATGACTGCATCATTTTAAAGTCTAATTATCTAAATATGTAGCTAGAGTTCTCAAGTGGCTGCATGCATTTACTGGTCTCATAACATTTCAGAGTTTATAAATGCTGATGTGTATTAAGATTGCATTCCAGCGATCACTCTCAACAATAAAATCTACAAACCAAAAGACTGAAAGAATAAAAACTACGAATAAATAATTAGTAGAAAGTACCTATCACACTGCCATCTAAGCTGTTTCCATGAATTGTTGTCCCCCTAGCTGGAAGTGAGATTTGTTGGTGGGGAAGAACTTCGTAGCTGCAAAATTGAAAACCCAAAATAAAGTAAGCTTCGATAGAATATAAATTCTACCCCTGAGCTAAAATAACCGACTATTAGAAGTCATTAAAAGCATTTAGATTGAGAATACTAAGGTACTTATAAGTAAAAGTTTAGAAGAAGAGTCCTAGCAATAACTGAATCCTGCTAATCCTAAAAGGAACAAACTTCAAATTGAAAATGCAAGTCACATGTAAAAACAAACTCCTATCAATATCTGTCTGCTCCTCCAAAACTCACATAAAAAACATAGGGCAtgcacctctctctctctctctctcacacataTAATAACATACCTGTGCAGGCATAAGAATCTCTTGAAACTACCTCCAAAACACAATTGCAAGTATGATAGAAAAATTTAATGAAGAAAGTAACTACAATTCGACAGGAATTGAACACAACACACAATCACCCAAAAAAACAACTTAAATGGAGAACCAACCCCACATAAACCCACATGCGTACTcatctctttcattttttctcaTCCACTGATTTTTCAAACCCAAGTAGAACAaagaataataaataatagaGGGACTTACACTGAAACATACTGATCTCCCTACCTCAAAAACAAATGAATCCTCAAAGGTAATCACAACAAACAACCCAACCAGCTTCGATTCCATTCAATCCAACAGAACTTATATAAATGCACAATATTAACACTGGAAATCCATCAATTTATAAAGAATAATTAGAGTATTAGACAGAAGAAAACAAACTCAATCCCGACaaccaaacaacaacaaattaaTCTCACTACCCAACAAACCCAATCAACAAATGTAAAAAACGCATAACCTAATGGCCTTAAACTGAAGCGCAATTTCTCGAAATCAAACACCCGGCTAATCACCTACTGATGATAGCCAACACAcaacaaagaaaatgatgaaaacgaAGCAGGAGCCCGACTTCGATCTGCAAATCAATTATCACTGATCCGAAAAAAGACCACAGCTCGAGTGCTCGACAAATGATGGAAGGTCGTTGGGAAAAGATTTCATAAGAAGAAAGGAAGTGAGAGAAGGGGAGAGACGTGGAGGAACAGAAAACAACACAGTTAACACGCGTCAACTGAAACCAAATCACGCCGAATGGCAAAACTGTAAATAAGCCAAAAACCTTGTGAACAGTGCCACTTTCACGACGCTTAATATTTAGTAAATATGTCGGGACTCGGGAGAAAATATTGAACTTAAAGTAGGCAAGCTCAGTTTGGAAACAAGAATACCGTTGGAAACTGGCAAAACAAAAGGCAAAGATTTATAATgatgaaacaataaaaagaaacTACATAAACAGGAGACGCTATTCAGCATGCTCCGAAAAATAAGTATGGGGAATTACGACCAAGGGTACAATTCTCTTGAtaaccttaaaaaaaaaatccggaTTCTAGAGACAGACCAACGATAAACTGATGAAGCACAGTAAAGGCTTTACAGACTCGAGTATATCATCAAACACAAACACAGGCCTTCCCCCTCTTGGTCCAAATTGTGTCCGAGgcttaaaattaaaatgtttCAATTCTTCGAAAATCAAATCCAGGCCACAAAATTCATACAGTCCACAAACTAGGCTTGGGGAGCTTCTGGTTTGTCTGTTTCCATTGATTCAGCTGGAGCCTCGCTGCTGGCATCAGCAGAATTTTCATTGGAGTTGGAATTGGCATGGCCTTCACCACTCTGGGGTTGATCACTTCCCTGTGGAGATGGGCTTGGTTGTGGCTCAGGTGTAGCTGGCTTAGCTGGTGCTGGTTTTGGTTTCGTCATTATTGGTCTACAGAACCTGTCCGCCAAATAGATTATCACAAAATCAATTTTGGGTTTGGAAAAGTTTGTAGTGGTAACAAGTAAATGTATAATGGGATGTAAATATTGTAGTGgtaacaaataaaatgtatgaCGGAAGTTACCTGTCAAGTGCTTCAGTCTTCCTTTTCACGTCAGCTGACAAAAGTACTGGGGTAGCATGTTTCGGGAGTGAATCCTGTTGCTGCTTCTTCCCTTGTAACCAGGCCTCAGCCTCAGCACACTCGCTGACAACCTATACTCAAAGGCTTACAATTTAGACAGAAGATATTGTATACTGGGAAAAGATGAAAGACACTTTACGAGGAAATAACGAGTCTACCTTTTGTTTATCAGCCATATCAATGTGATCAAATTTTGGATCACTTGATATTGCAGCTTCTCTGTAACTATTAACACAGTAACTAAGCTGGTCAATGACAGATCCCCTCTCAGTATGCTCCTTGTACCGCTCTTCAATAGCATCACCTTGCTGTAAACCATCAAAATGAATATAGTTTAGTAAGTAAAGAGAAGTCAAAGAAGGGAAGCAGTAGGAATAATTAGGAGCACAGAAACCTTACCTTCTTAAGCTCCTCAAGCTTGGCGACATAAACACCTTTGGTTTCGTCCTCACCATCTTCATACAACCAGTCTTCGGTCTCCTGGAGTTTGGTGATAAATGCTTCCCTCTCTGAGTCGGTGACAAATTCCTGGAACTTGTCACTCAACTGGAGGCACAGAAAAAACGTTTTAGTAAGGCATCCCACAAGGACAAAATATAACCCCCAAACAGAAAAGAATTTGAAGAACCTTGTTTCTCATGTCGTAAACATATGCCTCAACAGCATTTTTCTTGTCTTTTGTTTCTTCCATAACACGATCTTGTAAAGCCATCTCATACTCACTCTCTATTGCCTTCTGCACATCTGCTGCAACCATTCCTCCATAAACTAACTCTACCACTGGaatgtttgttttctttaccTTCCTTTTAGGAGCATCAGCCTGCATGCAAATTGATTCATCAGCAAAGTATCCAACCAGACACATAGACCTACTATGTTCTACACATAATACTAGGTTGCTCTAAGTTAGATTGAATGCAAAATGCTAACAATACGAACACAAAATAGCTGAACATCGAGGAGAGATGCAATCAAATTTTATTTAGATTTTGACATCAACCATCCACCCTTCGTCCACAAAGATTTGATGCAAAAAATGTCACCCAGATGCCACAGTATACACAATTCATCCTAATCCAAATGACATGCCCAAGGATGCATCATTTTTATATGGAAAGAACCATATCATGTGAAATAGTAACATAGTTAACACATAGCAAAACCACATCAGGCTACTGACCTTAGCATCTGTTTCCATCTGCACAGGCTTGTCGCCAGACTCGGGAACACAATTTTCAGCACTCGGAGCATCATTACTCTTGCCATCTTGCATGTTGACATCAGCCTCCTCAGAACTTGGCGGAGGCACATCACTGGGTGCCTCATCAGTCTCCATCTTAGTTTCCTCCTTTGGTTGCTCTTTTGTGACAGGAACCTCaatttcttcctcttccaaaAGCTACAGAAGAAGTTCAAAAAAGATAATAAGATTgcaaaaagataagaaagatCAACTAGGAATACTTGAATGCATGAATATTTAAAAACTTACAGTGGCTGAATCCACAGAAACAATCCCATGATAGTTCAAGCGAGCTTTGACCTTCACCTTTGCCCTTTCACCTTTAGTAGATTGGAAAGGACCAATCTGCACATATCATTTGAAAACAAATTCAATGCCTGACCAAGCAACGAGAAATCAGAACATACAAGTATAAGATTTGCCATGCAATTTGACCACTCACCGTATATGTACTGATCTTCGCAGGTGCCTGTAAATCACCAAGATCGGCATACTGCACATCAACTTGAAATGTGCCCGACCTGTAAAATGTAAGAGCCTTAATACTTGGAATGGGATTTCCCTTGGGAAAGACGAGAGTACTCTGATCTGCTCCTCCATTCTGGGCATCAGGGCCAGAACCTTTCCAAGACAAAGCAATCGAGAATGGGAAACTCTCATTCACCTGCAGATAAAATAAGAAACataagaaaaaacaaagagaattGCAAGTACAGCAGCTTGCCCCTTCTGCAATACAGAAATCGAACcaactaaacaaaaaaaaaaagattctgGATACTTTACCTGAAACTCTCGGACTTTAAATGTGGGACTGAGAATTGCACACTGCAAAGCACAACCCCGCGCAACACACTCACTAGCATTCATAGTTCTCCTTGGCTCCTTTTTGAAGAACTCTGTCAATATCCTAATTATAGCAGGTACACGAGAGCCTGAACCAACAACCTCAACAGTATGGATGTTCTCTATCGAAAGATTTGCATCAGCAAGGGCCTTCTCCAAAGGTCCCTTCACACGTTCCAAAATAGGAGCACTAATCTGTTCAAATTCATCCCGCTTAATAAAACCTCTAACATCTTTCTCGTCCATTAAGCACTCAATATTCAGAGGTGCCTCCGGATTTGCACTGAGCATCTTCTTCAGCTTCTCACAAGCAGCCCGAAGTCGAAGGCAGGCCCTTGCATTCTGGAAAACATCAATCTTGTACTCTTCCTTAAATTTCGCTGCAAAGTGGTGGAACAGTACTTCATCAAAATCCCTACCACCCAAAGACTGGTCAAATGAATGAGCGAGAACTTTAAGCTGCCCCTTCTTGAATCCAGCAATGCAAACTTGCATGCTAGCATGTCCAATGTCAACAAACGCAACATTCAATTGGTCACTCTCTGGTAAATCTGTCTTGTAAATCCCATAAGCCAAGGCAGTTGCTGTAGTCTCATGAAACAACCTCAGGGGGTTCAAGCCAGAAATTCTTGCTGCATCCTCAACAGCTCTTCTCTGGAGATCAGTGAAGTACACCGGAATTCCTATACAGCAATCTACAACAGCTGCATTAAGATTCTTCTGAGCTATAATCTTCAGATCAGAGAACACCATTCCCAAAACTTGGGTGGGCGTGAATGTCTTCGCTTCTCCCAAATAGCGGGCATGGATCAACGGATATCCATCAGGCCCTTCTTGAACAGCAAAAGGCAGGGCCTTGATATCCCTCTGCAACACAGGATCCGAAAACTTCTTCCCAATCAACCTCTTGATCTGCGAAATCGTGTTCTTCGGGTTCATCATAGACGAAGCGGCACCTGCAGTCCCAATGAACCGCTGCTTCTCCCCGAAACAAACAATGGCAGGAGTCTCGCGCTTGGACTCATCATTGAGCACGACATCAATACCCCTCTGCCTTGCGACAGCCACAATGCCGCTCTCGTTGCCGAAATCAAATCCCACCACACTCATCCTTGCAAGATTCTAAATCTGAAACACAATTAACAGCTCACATTCAGCACACATCCCACATATTTCAATCCAATCGTATATCCACTCACACCACATCAACTCTTATCACAAACTCCACCAAAGATCTAACCTTTTTAAGAACAAAATTCACCTATCACCATCTATACAATGATTGAAGTAACAGCCAACTGAACTCTATAGAAGCCAGCTACTCAACCTTGTATAATTCAAAAAATCTAATTTAAATCAGAGATAATCAAACACAATACCAATCCAAACAAATTATATCATATGGCAAACCAATAGAATCAAACAGCAGCTCAATAAACAAGCGCAAAACCCTAAAGAATGTCCGAATCGCAAAACAGTACCAAACAGATCTAAagcaaactcaaactcaaaatcaaaaccctGTAAAGACCGGATCGGATGCTAAAGAGAGCTAGGGCTGCGAAGGCGAACCTGAAGCCGCAGAGACGACGAGGGCGATGGGGGAACTATTGGGGGGCTCCTCGAAGGGTTTATGAGGAGGGAGAGAAGAACGAGTTGCcaagagagaagagagtccGAGACCTAAAGGGGGCGTGAGGGAATTTTCgggttttatatatatttctaaaACGTTGTGGAATTTAGAGGGTGGCTTATATAGAGGCGGAGAGGTGAGAGAAGTCTAGTGGTCCTAGAGGTGTCTAGAGGAGTTTGCTGGGATTCTAGAAGGATCTTCTAACTTTTTTCAAGCCATTATATGGATTTTaacgatttttatttttattttcttgacttttttataaaacGTAAAACGAGTTTCTATAAAGTGTTTTCTTTCTAGGGTTTTTCTTACGAAAACAATGTCTTGTTTTAATTTCGATTTACGAGGTTGTATAAATTTGATAAACGAAATTTGAATTAATGTTAGATAATTCAAATAACTTGTAAAataatgtttttttcttttaactaGTTCAATTTTTAGTTATATACTATTGCAAAATTACTATTCTAGTTATTCAGTTTTCTAGCCTTGTACTGGTGTAATGAAGGAAAGTTTTGACAAAACTCTTCGGTTAAGCATTTGTGTTTTTACATAATTGTCATCAATGGCGGAACTACCTTGTAGGCTAGCTAGTTACTGCATAAAGTACAAATTTAGATAGATCTCAGTGACTCCATGCTCCCCAGGAATGATCTCAGGCTTGTCTTCTAAACAAAATAGAGCCTATTTAAGTTCATCAACTAATGATACGTTTCTAACTGCAACTAGTTTGGGTTTCAACCTCTTCACTTGTGCAATACAAATAGGACTTTCAGCACCAAGCTAAAATGGCCCCATATCTCAATTCCAAGCTCAAAACAAGTATTAATAGTGGTAGTGATGGATGATTAAACAATGAGTTACCAAGAGAATCAAGTCACGTTTTGCCACtctaattcaaaaacaaatttgtaagatggaagaaagaaaattttcaaGTTCAACGAAATCTTATCAATCTGATAGATTACCTAATCCACAAGAAGAGTCACATTTGAGCAAGCAACAAGAGCCACAAATCGGAATTTATCCGGGTTCTCTGCAACTATGTCCAATGTATGTAGAAACATGAGAGATTGTGATTATAATCAACTGATGCAATTTCCAGAATGTGTCCAGTTTCTTACATTTTACTTTAGTCTCGCAAATGGATATTAAAAGAGAAGGTGGATGTTTGCCATACTTGGGTTCCAATAGAACCAGTAGATCCAACAATAGAAATAGGCTTTGGACCATCCCAAGTCCTCCAACCCGGTTCTGGAAAAGCACTTCCCGGCCAAGCTGGAGGTGGTGCTTGTGCTGAACACTGAATTCTACTTCTTCCAATCACTGTTCTATAATCTTTCCTcctcaaaactcaaaactcaaaacctTTTACAATCcaaagtaaaaacaaaactcgAGTATAAGTTCACTCTATATCATTGAATTACATATTGTTTTCTCTTTGAATTTTAATCAGCACTTAAATTATTGCAAAGTTACCAGGGTAGTAACCACCATCAGCCAGATACAACCATTGATGATAATAGACAACACAAATTTCCAGCTTGTGATTGATCCTTAGTTCATGAGAATCCATCTCACAGAATGATGCATATACTTTAACATCATTTCAATATAGACTCAAAGCATTGCCAATTGTTCCTAATCAGTGTAATTATAACTACCCAGAAAAAAATGCATAGattcaaaatatcaaaatataagaGACAATCTATGAATTGCCTTTCCATTCGTGTAGAGAGCGATACCGGACCGGTAGTGGCCGGTGTGGTATCCTCTGACACATCGTTAGAACTATTTATATTGTTGCActcttatattttgttttac contains:
- the LOC126797569 gene encoding heat shock 70 kDa protein 14-like translates to MSVVGFDFGNESGIVAVARQRGIDVVLNDESKRETPAIVCFGEKQRFIGTAGAASSMMNPKNTISQIKRLIGKKFSDPVLQRDIKALPFAVQEGPDGYPLIHARYLGEAKTFTPTQVLGMVFSDLKIIAQKNLNAAVVDCCIGIPVYFTDLQRRAVEDAARISGLNPLRLFHETTATALAYGIYKTDLPESDQLNVAFVDIGHASMQVCIAGFKKGQLKVLAHSFDQSLGGRDFDEVLFHHFAAKFKEEYKIDVFQNARACLRLRAACEKLKKMLSANPEAPLNIECLMDEKDVRGFIKRDEFEQISAPILERVKGPLEKALADANLSIENIHTVEVVGSGSRVPAIIRILTEFFKKEPRRTMNASECVARGCALQCAILSPTFKVREFQVNESFPFSIALSWKGSGPDAQNGGADQSTLVFPKGNPIPSIKALTFYRSGTFQVDVQYADLGDLQAPAKISTYTIGPFQSTKGERAKVKVKARLNYHGIVSVDSATLLEEEEIEVPVTKEQPKEETKMETDEAPSDVPPPSSEEADVNMQDGKSNDAPSAENCVPESGDKPVQMETDAKADAPKRKVKKTNIPVVELVYGGMVAADVQKAIESEYEMALQDRVMEETKDKKNAVEAYVYDMRNKLSDKFQEFVTDSEREAFITKLQETEDWLYEDGEDETKGVYVAKLEELKKQGDAIEERYKEHTERGSVIDQLSYCVNSYREAAISSDPKFDHIDMADKQKVVSECAEAEAWLQGKKQQQDSLPKHATPVLLSADVKRKTEALDRFCRPIMTKPKPAPAKPATPEPQPSPSPQGSDQPQSGEGHANSNSNENSADASSEAPAESMETDKPEAPQA